In the Theobroma cacao cultivar B97-61/B2 chromosome 1, Criollo_cocoa_genome_V2, whole genome shotgun sequence genome, one interval contains:
- the LOC18612700 gene encoding SKI/DACH domain-containing protein 1 isoform X1, giving the protein MEASDRCESWRAPYPVSHQHHHHDHHLMILCPHHHHHHRTILCPLHHHHHLITCHSHVSPALAPLPLQNYLNSWSKTVQNEAHNSGTLVLQEQECEGLEEGEVEEEDEEPIFVLTDEWREFFAKSEAKRKLEKKQDKKKQKKLN; this is encoded by the exons ATGGAAGCTTCAGACAGGTGCGAATCATGGAGGGCACCATATCCAGTTAGccatcaacatcatcaccaTGACCACCATCTGATGATCCTCTGTCCCCACCACCACCATCACCACCGTACAATCCTCTGCCCTCTCcatcaccaccaccacctcaTTACTTGTCATTCTCACGTAAGCCCTGCTTTGGCTCCTCTTCCTTTGCAGAACTACTTGAATTCGTGGTCGAAAACTGTTCAAAACGAAGCCCACAACTCTGGTACCCT GGTGTTGCAAGAGCAAGAGTGTGAAGGGCTAGAAGAGGGAGAGGTAGAGGAAGAGGATGAGGAGCCAATTTTTGTTCTAACTGATGAATGGAGGGAGTTTTTTGCAAAATCCGAAGCAAAGAGAAAATTAG AGAAGAAGCAGgataagaagaaacagaaaaaactaaattag
- the LOC18612700 gene encoding SKI/DACH domain-containing protein 1 isoform X2, with protein sequence MEASDRCESWRAPYPVSHQHHHHDHHLMILCPHHHHHHRTILCPLHHHHHLITCHSHVSPALAPLPLQNYLNSWSKTVQNEAHNSGTLVLQEQECEGLEEGEVEEEDEEPIFVLTDEWREFFAKSEAKRKLVQRRSRIRRNRKN encoded by the exons ATGGAAGCTTCAGACAGGTGCGAATCATGGAGGGCACCATATCCAGTTAGccatcaacatcatcaccaTGACCACCATCTGATGATCCTCTGTCCCCACCACCACCATCACCACCGTACAATCCTCTGCCCTCTCcatcaccaccaccacctcaTTACTTGTCATTCTCACGTAAGCCCTGCTTTGGCTCCTCTTCCTTTGCAGAACTACTTGAATTCGTGGTCGAAAACTGTTCAAAACGAAGCCCACAACTCTGGTACCCT GGTGTTGCAAGAGCAAGAGTGTGAAGGGCTAGAAGAGGGAGAGGTAGAGGAAGAGGATGAGGAGCCAATTTTTGTTCTAACTGATGAATGGAGGGAGTTTTTTGCAAAATCCGAAGCAAAGAGAAAATTAG TGCAGAGAAGAAGCAGgataagaagaaacagaaaaaactaa
- the LOC18612701 gene encoding cyclin-C1-2 translates to MAANFWTSSHWKQLLDPEQVDVVHQQDKDKGIILEEFKLIKTHMANYILKLAQHVKVRQRVVATAVTYMRRVYTRKSMTEYDPRLVAPTCLYLASKAEESTVQAKLLVFYIKKLYSDEKYRYEIKDILEMEMKILEALNYYLVVFHPYRTLSQLLQDAGMSDINMTQLSWGLVNDTYKMDLILIHPPYLIALACIYIASVHKEKDITSWFEELRVDMNVVKNISMEILDFYENNRMIADERINTAFSKLALKP, encoded by the exons atggcGGCCAACTTCTGGACATCTTCTCACTG GAAGCAGCTTTTGGACCCAGAACAGGTTGATGTGGTACATCAACAAGATAAAGATAAAGGCATCATTCTTGAAGAATTTAAGCTCATCAAGACGCATATGGCGAATT ATATATTGAAACTGGCTCAACATGTCAAAGTGAGGCAAAG GGTTGTAGCAACTGCAGTTACATATATGAGACGCGTCTATACCAG AAAGAGTATGACTGAATATGATCCACGTCTTGTTGCTCCTACTTGCTTATATTTGGCATCCAAGGCAGAAGAAAGCACAGTGCAGGCTAAACTTCTtgtattttacattaaaaaattat ATTCTGATGAAAAGTATAGATATGAAATCAAAGATATACTTGAAATggaaatgaagattttagaagCACTTAACTATTATTTAGTTGTGTTTCATCCTTACCGCACATTGTCTCA GTTGCTGCAGGATGCTGGCATGAGTGATATAAATATGACTCAATTATCTTG GGGACTTGTAAATGACACATACAAGATGGACCTTATTCTTATACATCCTCCATATTTGATTGCCTTAGCTTGCATATACATTGCTAGCGTACACAAAGAGAAAGATATCACATCTTGGTTTGAGGAGCTTCGTGTTGATATGAATGTG GTGAAAAATATCTCGATGGAGATTTTAGATTTCTATGAAAACAACAGAATGATTGCAGATGAACGAATAAATACTGCTTTCAGCAAACTTGCTCTTAAGCCTTAG